The Cardiocondyla obscurior isolate alpha-2009 linkage group LG16, Cobs3.1, whole genome shotgun sequence genome segment GAAATCTGCGGATCGATCGCTCGGCGCATCGATTAACCGCAGAATTAGttactaaataaataatagtaaattaCAATCAGCCGttgggtaaaaaaaaaagagagcggaGAAACATCCGCGTCGTTGGGTCGctcgtattatttattacctcTGTTGTTCCGTGAGGGATGCCGACCGGCACTACGCTTCGCAGTCTCTGGGTCTCCGCGATAGCCGCTTCCAGGTGGACCAGAAGCAGCCTGTCGTCCAAGCTCGGCGGTTTCTCGCCCAGCAGCTCGTCCATTTCGTCCTGGAGCTTTTTctgtgaaaagaaaagaaaagataaaaaaaaggaacacgTGGAATTCGGGGAAAATTAACAGCggataaataactttttatttcgttttttttttttttttataggcaAGGAATTTCAACTCGAGGGAAAGCAAGACCATACTTGCTCGTCCGGGTGCGTTGCCATGAAGAGCAGAAACCATCGAAGGGTCGTGAGGGTGGTGTCGGTGCCTGCGCCGAAGAGGTCGGCCAGCAGGTGATAAAACTGCTGCTGCGTGAAGGAACGGTTATCAACGTCACCGTTCATCGCCTCGTCGAAAGCCGCGAGAAAGCTATCCGTCCTCTCGCGTTGCACCCGGTGCTCGTCGATGATCGTCTGATAAATCCGATGCGTTTTCAGCTTGCCGTCGATGAGCGTCTTCATCGTCCTGCCGTATCGCGGCAGAAATCTGAATAGAAAGAAACGCGCTAATTAAATCGTGCTgcttgaaattaattcgttcGTAAACGAAACTGCCGTTAATGCATATTGCACACCTTTAAGTACGTTCTACTCGTTTTTGCAAAGTGAtatgcgtttcttttttttttttttgcttgctGAAATAAAAAGCGCGGAAAGAAATGAAGTTCtacgtgaaataatattatgcgTTATCACAATTATCCGCATATTAATGGCGCACTTGCGTTATCCTGCATCCGCTCCGCGGTTAGACTAagctaatttgattttataattataaccTTTGTTGAGAACGCTGCATCGACAGCCTTCCAGGCTGACTTATGTAATTTAACGTAACGATATCGCATAAATAAAACTGTCCTTCGcgctatctttttttttttttaatttttaataaagatttgtaTTAATTCCCGGCCATCCGGTTCAATTTATCACGCCGCGCGCGCACAAAAAGACCGCTTATCTGCGCACATGTATCGCATGAAAGTCACCGCCTTcgatgagagaaaaaaaaaaaaaataaaaaaaaactggtaTTTGCATGATAGACGCTGAATGAAACGTTATCGCATCATCAGCGCGCTAATTGATCGCGCGAATCACTTTACTTTTTCCTCGTGCGGTTTACTTTTCGTGGGCTGAGCTTGCAATGCAAATCGGAGCCTCGAAGGCTCCCCCGTCAAGGATAACGCCTCACCTAAAGAACGGCAGGAAGTTGAGCGGCCCGGCTACTCCGATGTGCTTGACTCCTTCCTCCTGCAAATGTCTCAGCCACTTCCACACCTCGTCGTCCTCCTTGTAGACCTTGCCGAACACGAGGTCGTTCATCAGGTTGCCCAAACAGTGGTGAAGCGTCTCGAGCGGGTCGACGCCGTCCTCCGCGGAGAGGTCCCGCAGTTTCTGCGATGCCAGCAAAGCGGCCTTGTCATTATTCGCTTTGCGAAGCAGTATTGttaggcaaaaaaaaaaaaaaaaactgtttccCGACGTCACGCGTGTCTATAATCTTCGCATCAGGATCGTCGAGCGAAAACGACGTCGGCGAAATGCCACAGAACGTCACAGAAATTAATAGCTTCATTAAATGCGATGACATTTTCAGATAAATAAATGCTAGCGCGTGTCGGATGCTCCTCGCGGAATGAAGCGCTCGGTCGTTGACACGCTCATGCGGAGGGAAGCGGATTTAATTTCGTATACGCTTTTCAATTTACCAACGTGCACTCGTTGACGACCGCGAGGATCCGCTGCTCCATCCGGTCACGCCTGGCACCAGGCAACTTCGTCATGCCGAAGTTCTTCAGGCACCCGGCGACGAATCTCCGCTGATCCTTCCAGAGGCTGCCCTCGGCGCAGATCAAGCCTGTAGAGAAACGACGATGAGCATCTCGagtttcctttttcctcttgCCTATTTTTCTTCCCCTCCCGTTCCCCTCGATCGCGCGGGTCGCAAACGAGCAGCCACCCAAACGTGCCTCCGTTCCCTCTTGCCTGCGCGGAGGCGAGCCGCGCCTCGTGGTGGGAGGGTGCAAAAAATAGCGAGAGAATTACCGTCATTCCGTAAGTAGGCGCAGCCACTGAACTCGCCGAAGGATAATCCTCGAATGAATAAACAATAATCTCTCACCGCACCCACACGTCTCTCCCTTCGGCGCTCGCGGCGCAGGCTGTCGATTAATGGCGATCGCGATGGCTGATTAAGCCGATGACGGTAATGACAAAGTGTTCGTCACCACTGACactatctatttttttttcttcttttttttctttcttttttattaatttttttttttttaattattgctgtcgaattttcatcattttttgCGTCTCCTTTCAAcccctttccctttttcccGGCAGTTTcgtatttattcttttaagtAGACAATCTTTAGTGACATCGGTGTAGTAAATGTGGGATCTCGAAGAATTTACTTCACTTTTACTTCACTTTTGTATGCCCATCGCGATTGTAATtcggcaaattaaaaatgctaattttgcgttttatttaattattttttttgcttcgTTATGCGGATGATGCTAATGAAAGGATTATTGGGATCGAGATACGAGACTTCGCGCCGGCGAGTTTGCACATCTACGCCACGGCGGTGAAGGTGTGTCGCTTATGTACATCTGTTGCGCCGACTTTGTAGCCAGATCACACGCGAGTGTCGCGAGAATGATCTCGGAATCTTGATCGTCGGTCAATGAGATTATCGAGGTTTACGGCCGGTACGCTGCGGGGAATACAGATCGAGATCTATAACTCAGATGATATCCCGGGctcttctccctctttctcgcgcgaacctcttatcaattatattaaaataaaagaagaaaaaaaaattgaacgaatAACAAGcaagatattttaaatcaaactTCCTAAGAATGGGGTCCACCTTGGATTTTGGCCGCGTAATCGGTTTTAGAGAACGAAAGCGAGTCCGCGTTGAAAGAGAGATGGGTACTTTTGCGAATTTAGAATTTGCTCGTTATGCTGAGCGCTCCCGAGAGCGACGAGCGCCGAGAAGAGAAATAATGAAAGTCCGCCGGGGTATAAACAGGTCACCGCGCGACGCGTGTTTGCGATACTATTTATCATTCGCAGCTTGTTCTGAGAGGCAGCGCTGTCGATAGGTCAGTGTCGTATTTAAATGACGCCGAGAAAACTTTCCGGAATCGCAGGCGCGCCACGTGTGCATCAATTTAAATTGACGCCCGGACGatcttataataaattatctccTAAAggtgagataaaaaaaaaattgattgcaGCGACTAAAgctttgattaaataaatcgcATATTTTTCTCTCCACGTGGCATAAAATAATAGCATTGCATTCATTTTGCAACAACTATATTATTCCGTCTGTTTATTTTCTTAGTTCGCAACTATAAATCGTCCACAT includes the following:
- the Phtm gene encoding cytochrome P450 306a1; this translates as MAAFAILSLSLLCVFLIYVFFYKNNRKSLRLPPGPTGVPLFGYLPWIDPSRPHVSLTELARKYGPVCGLRMGSVYTVLLSDPQLVRQTFAKDAFAGRAPLYLTHGMMQGYGLICAEGSLWKDQRRFVAGCLKNFGMTKLPGARRDRMEQRILAVVNECTLKLRDLSAEDGVDPLETLHHCLGNLMNDLVFGKVYKEDDEVWKWLRHLQEEGVKHIGVAGPLNFLPFFRFLPRYGRTMKTLIDGKLKTHRIYQTIIDEHRVQRERTDSFLAAFDEAMNGDVDNRSFTQQQFYHLLADLFGAGTDTTLTTLRWFLLFMATHPDEQKKLQDEMDELLGEKPPSLDDRLLLVHLEAAIAETQRLRSVVPVGIPHGTTEVTQIGDYDVPKGTMVVPLQWAMHTDPSYWRDPLSFQPERFVGPDGGLVKPKAFLPYQAGKRMCVGDELAKMILFLFAARFLHTFVISAPPGVHLDLEGECGITLIPKAHRLVFTPRK